ACTTCGGATCGCGATGAGCAAACAAGTCACCACAGTCTCAGAGGACGGCTACGCTTCCACGACCGAGGTCCGCGATTTCTCCGTCGACATCGACCCCGGCGGCGAGTCCGCACCCGACACGCTGGAGTCCCTGCTCGCTTCCTACGGCGCCTGCTACGTGCCGGCGCTGCGCGTCGGCGCGAAGCAGCGCGACGTGGGCGAACTCGGAAAGGTCGAACTCTCGATCACGGGCGAACTCAACGACGACGACAAACTCGCCAGCATCCACTTCGACATCGCCGTCGAGAACGACGTGAGCGAGGCCGACGGCGAAGAGGCGATCGACCGCGCGTTCGACCTCTGTAAGGTCCACGACGCGCTCAAGGGCGATCTCCACGCTGAGACGACGTTCGAAGGCGACGCTTTCTGAGCCGGCGACCGCCCTCGCGGCTCAGCTCTCGATTTTTGTGACCCGTTCGCGCTCTACCGAGGCTGCCTCCCGGTCGCGCCGGTACTCCCCGTAGGTCATCGCCTCGCCGTCACAGATGACGAGGTCGGTGCCGACAGGTGATAGATCCGGACCGCGATCGCGCGGCGGCGAGTCGCGGACGACGGGTGGTATGCTACTGGTACCCATACGTAGGGCTACGAGGGAGACTGGATAAGTCTTTGCCCAATACTCCCCTGAGAGCCCGTTTCGCGGCCGTTTTGGGGAGTGCCCACTCGGGTGAAGCTTTTTCCCCACGCGGGTGCCACCGCCACCCGTGCCGGCGCTTTCAGTCCACCTCAACCGAGATCGGCCGCGCGACATCGACGCGCCGGCGTCGTACGTGGCCGACGGGCCGTTCGACGTGGCCCTCGAAAACCACGGGGCGGGCTCACACGTCCACCTCAAACTGGACACGTCGCTCTCGCGAG
This region of Halorubrum sp. BV1 genomic DNA includes:
- a CDS encoding OsmC family protein, producing the protein MSKQVTTVSEDGYASTTEVRDFSVDIDPGGESAPDTLESLLASYGACYVPALRVGAKQRDVGELGKVELSITGELNDDDKLASIHFDIAVENDVSEADGEEAIDRAFDLCKVHDALKGDLHAETTFEGDAF